The following are from one region of the Synechococcus sp. CBW1108 genome:
- the murB gene encoding UDP-N-acetylmuramate dehydrogenase has protein sequence MAPAPSWPLALRQGVALANFTSWKVGGAAEWLAEPGNQAELVALAAWAQAQAMPLRCIGAGSNLLIADAGLAGLTLCNRRLQGSSLDASTGLVEAEAGEPIPTLARKAARLGLSGLEWAVGIPGTVGGAVVMNAGAQGGCTAEWLKSVRLVDPTRPEAPFDLPAEALEFAYRHSRLQAEAWIVLSARFQLAAGHDPAAITARTSANLHSRTSTQPYQQPSCGSVFRNPEPHKAGQLIEALGLKGLQIGQAQVSPIHANFIVNTGQATAADISALIEEVQRRVMTGCGIALHPEVKRLGFGPGG, from the coding sequence ATGGCCCCGGCTCCCAGCTGGCCCCTCGCTTTACGCCAAGGGGTCGCGCTGGCCAACTTCACCAGCTGGAAAGTGGGGGGGGCTGCCGAGTGGCTCGCCGAGCCAGGCAACCAAGCGGAGCTGGTGGCCCTGGCGGCCTGGGCCCAGGCCCAGGCCATGCCCCTGCGGTGCATTGGGGCAGGCTCAAATCTGCTGATCGCCGATGCCGGGCTGGCGGGCCTCACCCTCTGTAACCGCCGCCTGCAGGGCAGCAGCCTCGATGCCAGCACCGGCCTGGTGGAGGCCGAGGCCGGCGAGCCGATCCCCACCCTGGCCCGCAAGGCGGCCCGCCTCGGCCTCAGCGGCCTGGAGTGGGCCGTGGGCATCCCAGGCACCGTGGGCGGGGCCGTGGTGATGAATGCGGGCGCCCAAGGGGGCTGCACGGCCGAGTGGCTGAAGTCGGTGCGCCTAGTGGATCCCACCAGGCCCGAAGCTCCTTTTGATCTGCCTGCCGAAGCCCTCGAGTTTGCCTACCGCCACAGCCGCCTCCAGGCGGAGGCCTGGATCGTGCTCTCGGCTCGCTTCCAGTTGGCGGCCGGCCACGACCCCGCCGCAATCACGGCCCGCACCAGTGCCAACCTGCACAGCCGCACCAGCACCCAGCCATACCAGCAACCCAGTTGCGGCAGCGTATTTCGCAATCCAGAACCGCACAAGGCCGGCCAGCTGATCGAGGCCCTGGGGCTCAAGGGACTGCAGATCGGCCAGGCCCAGGTGTCGCCGATCCATGCCAATTTCATCGTCAACACGGGCCAGGCCACGGCCGCCGACATCAGCGCCCTGATCGAGGAGGTGCAGCGCCGGGTAATGACAGGCTGCGGGATTGCACTCCACCCCGAGGTGAAGCGACTGGGCTTCGGGCCAGGGGGCTGA
- the murC gene encoding UDP-N-acetylmuramate--L-alanine ligase, giving the protein MPPLLDRHQPLHFIGVGGIGMSALAGILAERGYAVSGSDPRDHAVLDRLRRLGVRVFLEQSASTVAAIRSGTSVSPLVVISSAVPETNPELAEARRMGLAICHRSDVLAALINSQPSIAVAGSHGKTTTSSLIATLLAATNHDPTAVIGGIVPAFGSNGRHGKGPLLVAEADESDGSLVKFKPSLAVLTNVELDHTDHYPNLEALITTLQRFAGKAERLLANRDCPTLRDQFQPSHWWSIEAPEGVSFAAIAREQRGDGTLADFYEDGEVVGSFELPLAGRHNLSNAVAAMAACRLEGVSFAELAQAMAALQTPGRRFDFRGIWEGRLVVDDYAHHPSEVAATLAMARLMVDSGRSPLPAPPRRLVAVFQPHRYSRTAQFLDGFAAALVEADSVLIAPLYAAGEAPIQGINSAAIATALLQLDPGKPVLVAANLEELAVQVVIASREGDLVLAMGAGDVNGLWDQLCQRPPAAGSVAPLAA; this is encoded by the coding sequence TTGCCGCCGCTGCTCGATCGCCATCAACCACTGCACTTCATCGGAGTTGGTGGCATCGGCATGTCTGCCCTGGCAGGGATCCTGGCGGAGCGGGGCTATGCGGTGAGCGGCTCCGATCCCCGCGACCACGCCGTGCTGGACCGGCTGCGCCGGCTGGGGGTGCGGGTCTTTCTGGAACAGAGCGCCTCCACCGTGGCGGCAATCCGCAGCGGCACCTCCGTCTCCCCCCTGGTGGTGATCAGCTCAGCGGTGCCGGAAACCAACCCGGAACTGGCTGAGGCGCGCCGGATGGGTCTGGCCATCTGCCATCGCTCCGATGTGCTGGCCGCCCTGATCAACAGCCAGCCCTCGATCGCCGTGGCGGGCAGCCACGGCAAAACCACCACCAGCAGCCTGATAGCCACCTTGCTGGCGGCCACCAACCACGACCCCACCGCCGTGATCGGGGGCATCGTGCCGGCCTTCGGCAGCAATGGCCGCCATGGCAAAGGCCCCCTGCTGGTCGCTGAAGCCGATGAATCCGATGGCTCCCTGGTGAAATTCAAGCCCTCCCTCGCCGTCCTCACCAACGTTGAGCTGGATCACACCGACCACTACCCCAACCTTGAAGCCCTGATCACCACCCTGCAGAGGTTTGCCGGCAAAGCCGAGCGGCTGCTTGCCAACCGGGATTGCCCCACCCTGCGGGATCAATTCCAGCCAAGCCACTGGTGGTCGATCGAAGCGCCCGAGGGGGTTTCCTTTGCCGCCATCGCCCGGGAGCAGCGCGGTGACGGGACCCTGGCCGACTTCTACGAAGACGGCGAGGTGGTGGGATCGTTTGAGCTGCCCCTGGCCGGTCGCCACAACCTCAGCAACGCGGTTGCGGCGATGGCCGCCTGCCGGCTCGAGGGGGTGTCGTTTGCCGAACTCGCTCAGGCGATGGCCGCCCTGCAGACCCCTGGCCGGCGTTTCGATTTTCGCGGCATCTGGGAGGGGCGGCTGGTGGTCGACGACTACGCCCACCACCCCAGCGAGGTGGCTGCCACCCTGGCCATGGCACGCCTGATGGTAGACAGCGGCCGCAGCCCCTTGCCGGCGCCCCCCCGGCGCCTGGTGGCGGTGTTTCAGCCCCATCGCTACAGCCGCACCGCCCAGTTTCTAGATGGCTTTGCTGCGGCCCTGGTCGAGGCCGATTCGGTGCTGATCGCCCCCCTCTACGCCGCCGGGGAAGCGCCAATCCAAGGCATCAACAGCGCCGCAATCGCCACGGCCCTGCTCCAGCTGGATCCGGGCAAGCCCGTGCTCGTAGCCGCCAATCTCGAGGAACTGGCGGTCCAGGTCGTCATTGCCAGCCGGGAGGGTGACCTGGTGCTGGCCATGGGCGCCGGGGATGTCAATGGCCTCTGGGACCAGCTCTGCCAGCGCCCACCAGCGGCTGGCAGCGTCGCTCCCCTGGCCGCCTGA
- the gap gene encoding type I glyceraldehyde-3-phosphate dehydrogenase: MTLRVAINGFGRIGRNFLRCWLSRGANTGIELVGLNGSGDTTTNAHLLKYDTMLGPLRGVDVTTTDNAIFVNGKEIKVFYDRNPANLPWKEWGVDLVIESTGVFNDDVGASKHFEAGAKKVILTAPGKGAKVGTFVVGVNADQYRHEDWDILSNASCTTNCMAPVIKVLDQEFGIVKGTMTTTHSYTGDQRILDAAHRDLRRARAAAVNIVPTSTGAAQAVALVYPPMKGKLSGIAMRVPTPNVSVVDMVLDISRDTTKEEVNALLKASSENGMKGIIKYCDLPLVSSDHAGTDESAIIDSDLTLVMGGNMLKVIAWYDNEWGYSQRVVDLAEIVAQKWQ; encoded by the coding sequence ATGACCCTGCGCGTTGCGATCAATGGATTTGGGCGAATCGGTCGCAATTTCCTGCGTTGCTGGCTGAGCCGCGGGGCCAACACCGGCATCGAGCTGGTGGGTCTCAACGGCTCCGGTGACACCACCACCAATGCCCACCTGCTCAAGTACGACACGATGCTGGGCCCCCTGCGGGGCGTCGATGTCACCACCACCGACAACGCCATCTTCGTCAACGGCAAGGAGATCAAGGTCTTCTATGACCGCAACCCCGCCAACCTTCCCTGGAAGGAGTGGGGCGTGGATCTGGTGATTGAGTCCACCGGCGTCTTCAACGACGATGTGGGCGCCAGTAAGCACTTCGAAGCCGGCGCCAAAAAGGTGATTCTCACCGCACCCGGAAAGGGGGCAAAAGTGGGCACCTTCGTGGTTGGAGTTAATGCCGACCAATACCGCCACGAAGACTGGGACATCCTCAGCAACGCCAGCTGCACCACCAACTGCATGGCCCCGGTGATCAAGGTGCTGGATCAGGAGTTCGGCATCGTCAAGGGCACGATGACTACAACCCACAGCTACACCGGTGACCAGCGCATTCTCGATGCAGCCCACCGCGATCTGCGCCGTGCCCGGGCCGCGGCGGTCAACATTGTGCCCACCAGCACCGGGGCTGCCCAGGCGGTGGCGTTGGTCTATCCGCCGATGAAGGGCAAGCTGAGCGGCATCGCCATGCGCGTGCCTACTCCGAATGTGTCGGTGGTCGACATGGTGCTCGATATCAGCCGTGATACCACCAAGGAGGAGGTAAATGCCTTGCTCAAGGCCTCATCTGAAAATGGCATGAAGGGCATCATCAAGTACTGCGACCTGCCCCTGGTTTCCAGTGACCATGCCGGCACCGACGAATCGGCGATCATTGACTCAGACCTCACCCTGGTCATGGGAGGCAACATGCTGAAGGTCATCGCCTGGTACGACAACGAGTGGGGCTACAGCCAGCGGGTTGTCGATCTGGCCGAGATCGTGGCCCAGAAGTGGCAGTGA
- a CDS encoding nucleotidyltransferase substrate binding protein: MPPDIRGQQRFANFCLALDQLETFFEPPALNERVRQGLIKAFEYCFDLGWNPLRLAFRMGLIDDGEGWLAMVQDRNLTSHPYNRSTAAAEEGDG; this comes from the coding sequence ATGCCGCCCGATATCCGCGGGCAGCAGCGTTTCGCCAATTTCTGCCTAGCCCTCGATCAGCTGGAGACCTTCTTCGAGCCCCCTGCGCTCAATGAGCGGGTGCGTCAGGGTCTGATCAAGGCGTTTGAGTACTGTTTCGATCTGGGCTGGAACCCGCTGCGCCTGGCTTTCCGGATGGGGCTGATCGACGATGGCGAGGGCTGGCTAGCGATGGTGCAGGACCGCAACCTCACCAGCCACCCCTACAACCGCAGCACCGCCGCCGCGGAGGAAGGGGATGGCTGA
- a CDS encoding nucleotidyltransferase domain-containing protein — MGRFRSGSDLDLTLVAPGLRHDDRLRLMGALDELLLPWSIDLSLLHELPEPLRQHVARVGRQLVVPG, encoded by the coding sequence TTGGGCCGCTTTCGCTCCGGTTCCGACCTAGACCTCACCCTGGTGGCGCCGGGTCTGCGCCACGACGACCGCCTGCGGCTGATGGGGGCTCTCGATGAACTGCTGCTGCCCTGGAGCATCGACCTCTCGCTGTTGCACGAGCTGCCCGAACCCTTGCGCCAGCACGTGGCGCGGGTGGGGCGGCAGCTGGTGGTGCCTGGCTGA
- a CDS encoding peptidylprolyl isomerase, with protein sequence MARRSLQTGSGYGLKLLAACLVALLFAPVAWAALPQGNAVKDPEAILRNALPIDAPQLQDLQHRLEATSDDLRAKRWKPLAGSVTRSQSLLTTQRDAILKRFDSEDQATAAELLDQLEQQLREVATAADAQDRDAFLATRRAALATIGSAEARLVGPFPFQIPAEFDALPRLLGRATVVISTSKGDLTAVIDGYNAPLTGGAFVDLVQRKFYDGLPFTRAEDFYVLQSGDPKGEAMGYVDPKSGVERHVPLEIRITEDAEPIYNQTFEDVGRYKAEPVLPFATYGTLGWAHSDGKLDDGSSQFFFFLYEPELTPAGLNLVDGRNAVFGYVVEGMDVLEELGVDDRIVSARVIEGAENLQPHA encoded by the coding sequence ATGGCGAGGAGATCGTTGCAAACCGGCTCCGGGTACGGGCTAAAGCTCCTGGCGGCCTGCCTGGTGGCGCTGCTATTTGCCCCCGTCGCCTGGGCGGCCCTGCCCCAGGGCAACGCCGTGAAGGATCCCGAGGCGATCCTGCGCAACGCCCTGCCCATCGACGCTCCCCAGCTGCAGGATCTGCAGCACCGGCTGGAAGCCACCAGCGACGACCTGCGGGCCAAGCGCTGGAAACCCCTGGCGGGATCGGTGACCCGCAGCCAGTCGCTGCTGACGACCCAGCGGGACGCCATCCTTAAGCGCTTCGACTCCGAGGATCAGGCCACGGCCGCAGAGCTGCTCGACCAGCTCGAGCAGCAGCTGCGCGAGGTGGCCACGGCCGCCGATGCCCAGGATCGGGATGCCTTCCTGGCGACCCGTCGGGCCGCCCTGGCGACCATCGGCAGCGCCGAGGCCCGGCTGGTGGGCCCCTTCCCCTTCCAAATCCCAGCTGAGTTCGACGCCCTGCCGAGGCTGCTGGGCCGGGCCACCGTGGTCATCAGCACCAGCAAGGGCGACCTCACCGCCGTGATCGACGGCTACAACGCCCCGCTCACGGGCGGCGCCTTCGTGGATCTGGTGCAGCGCAAGTTCTATGACGGCCTTCCCTTCACCCGGGCCGAAGACTTCTACGTGCTCCAGAGCGGCGATCCAAAGGGCGAGGCCATGGGCTATGTGGATCCGAAAAGCGGCGTGGAACGGCACGTGCCGCTGGAGATCCGCATCACCGAAGATGCCGAGCCGATCTACAACCAGACCTTCGAGGACGTCGGCCGTTACAAGGCAGAACCGGTGCTGCCCTTCGCCACCTACGGCACCCTGGGCTGGGCCCACTCCGACGGGAAGCTCGACGACGGATCGTCCCAGTTCTTCTTCTTCCTATACGAGCCGGAGCTCACCCCCGCCGGCCTCAACCTGGTAGATGGGCGCAACGCGGTGTTCGGCTATGTGGTGGAAGGAATGGACGTGCTCGAGGAGCTCGGCGTCGACGACCGAATCGTTTCAGCCCGGGTGATCGAAGGGGCAGAGAACCTCCAGCCCCACGCCTGA
- the efp gene encoding elongation factor P, with the protein MISSNDFRTGTSIELDGQVWRVVEFLHVKPGKGSAFVRTKLKAVQSGSVVEKTFRAGEMLPQAVLEKSTLQHTYMEGDDFVFMDMGSYEETRLTAKQIGESRKYLKEGMEVNVVAWNGKPLEVELPNSVVLEITQTDPGVKGDTATGGTKPAIVETGAQVMVPLFLSIGEKIKIDTRTDSYLGREN; encoded by the coding sequence ATGATCTCCAGCAATGACTTTCGAACTGGCACTTCAATTGAGCTGGATGGCCAGGTCTGGAGGGTCGTTGAGTTCCTGCACGTCAAGCCGGGCAAGGGCTCGGCCTTCGTGCGCACCAAGCTGAAGGCTGTGCAGAGCGGCAGCGTGGTGGAGAAGACCTTCCGGGCCGGCGAGATGCTGCCCCAGGCCGTGCTTGAAAAGAGCACCCTCCAGCACACCTACATGGAGGGCGACGACTTCGTTTTCATGGACATGGGCAGCTATGAGGAGACCCGCCTCACCGCCAAGCAGATCGGCGAGAGTCGCAAGTACCTCAAGGAGGGCATGGAGGTGAACGTGGTGGCCTGGAACGGCAAGCCCCTGGAAGTGGAGTTGCCCAACTCGGTGGTGCTGGAAATCACCCAGACCGATCCCGGCGTCAAGGGCGACACCGCTACCGGCGGCACCAAGCCCGCCATCGTTGAAACCGGCGCCCAGGTGATGGTGCCCCTGTTCCTCTCGATCGGCGAGAAGATCAAGATCGATACGCGTACCGACAGCTATCTCGGGCGGGAGAACTGA
- the accB gene encoding acetyl-CoA carboxylase biotin carboxyl carrier protein, protein MQLSHDQLQKLLTLLGDSDIQELKLEGDDFRLEVRRNLPAAAPAAVFQAAAAPPQAIPMPPAAAPPPVTLSAPPPVAVGSRSDLHEVTAPMVATFYRSSAPGEGAFVEVGSRIRVGQVVCILEAMKLMNELEAEVAGEVVEILVENGTPVEFGQVLMRVRPA, encoded by the coding sequence ATGCAGCTAAGCCACGACCAGCTTCAAAAGTTGCTGACTCTCCTGGGAGACAGCGACATCCAGGAGTTGAAGCTCGAAGGGGACGACTTTCGGCTCGAGGTGCGGCGCAACCTGCCAGCTGCGGCTCCGGCGGCGGTGTTCCAGGCCGCCGCGGCTCCCCCCCAGGCCATCCCGATGCCTCCTGCGGCCGCCCCCCCGCCGGTCACCCTCTCGGCGCCGCCCCCTGTCGCCGTTGGCAGCCGCAGCGATCTGCACGAGGTCACGGCCCCGATGGTGGCCACCTTCTACCGTTCCTCGGCCCCTGGTGAGGGGGCCTTCGTCGAGGTGGGCTCCCGCATCAGGGTCGGCCAGGTGGTGTGCATCCTCGAGGCGATGAAGCTGATGAACGAGCTTGAAGCCGAGGTGGCCGGGGAAGTGGTGGAGATTTTGGTGGAAAACGGCACGCCGGTGGAATTCGGCCAGGTGCTGATGCGGGTTCGGCCAGCCTGA
- the pdxA gene encoding 4-hydroxythreonine-4-phosphate dehydrogenase PdxA, which yields MGSSTSSQSPSNSNPPRLAISLGDPAGIGAEVTLKALASPQWRHESPLLVGCRRWLEESYQQLRHHPGPTLRDPAELEVLDLPLAAPCQLGVSSPACGESSFAWLTAAWEQVRSGRCQALVTAPIAKASWHAAGHPYPGQTERLAELAGVVEASMLFTALAPAGHWRLNTLLATTHIPLAAVPRQLNGELVRRKLDRLLAFCQRFTPAPHLVVAGLNPHAGEAGQLGQEEVCWLEAALDNWRQQHPQVRLEGPLPPDSCWLSAAAAWTGGERGPDGYLALYHDQGLIPVKLLAFDAAVNTTLGLPFLRTSPDHGTGFGIAGQGRARATSMEAALLTARDLG from the coding sequence ATGGGTTCCTCCACCAGCAGCCAGTCCCCATCCAACTCCAACCCGCCGCGCCTGGCCATCTCCCTGGGGGATCCGGCCGGCATCGGCGCCGAAGTGACGCTCAAGGCCCTCGCCAGCCCCCAATGGCGCCATGAAAGCCCCCTCCTGGTGGGCTGTCGCCGTTGGCTGGAAGAGAGCTACCAGCAGCTGCGCCACCACCCCGGCCCGACCCTACGGGACCCCGCCGAGCTGGAGGTGCTCGACCTGCCCCTGGCCGCCCCCTGCCAGCTAGGAGTCAGCAGCCCGGCCTGCGGGGAGTCGAGCTTCGCCTGGCTCACCGCCGCCTGGGAACAGGTGCGGAGCGGCCGCTGCCAGGCCCTGGTCACGGCCCCGATTGCCAAGGCCAGCTGGCATGCCGCCGGCCACCCCTACCCCGGCCAGACCGAGCGGCTGGCCGAACTGGCCGGCGTGGTGGAGGCGTCGATGCTGTTCACGGCCCTGGCTCCCGCAGGCCACTGGCGCCTGAACACCCTGCTGGCCACAACCCACATCCCCCTTGCCGCCGTGCCGCGCCAACTCAATGGGGAACTGGTGCGGCGCAAGCTGGATCGGCTGCTCGCCTTCTGTCAACGCTTCACCCCAGCCCCCCACCTGGTGGTGGCGGGGCTCAATCCCCATGCGGGCGAGGCGGGCCAGCTGGGTCAGGAGGAGGTCTGCTGGCTGGAGGCGGCGCTGGACAACTGGCGCCAGCAGCATCCGCAGGTGCGCCTGGAGGGCCCCCTGCCTCCGGACAGCTGCTGGCTGAGCGCGGCGGCGGCCTGGACCGGCGGGGAGCGGGGCCCCGATGGCTACCTGGCCCTGTATCACGACCAGGGGTTGATCCCGGTCAAACTGCTTGCCTTCGATGCCGCCGTAAACACCACCCTCGGCCTGCCCTTCCTGAGAACCTCACCAGATCACGGCACCGGTTTTGGCATCGCCGGCCAGGGGCGGGCGCGGGCCACCAGCATGGAGGCAGCCCTGCTGACTGCCAGGGATTTGGGCTAA
- a CDS encoding SDR family oxidoreductase, whose translation MNKPLVKPARQLLVIGAGYTGLRLARAAHQRGLAVRLTSRRPRQGECADQDLGWFQFDSASEPALVPAAEALAGITDVLVTVPPGQGRAEPSLELLGPLLRQLPLQWLGYLSTTGVYGDTGGTWVDETAPPAPRAGRSQARLAAEQAWLASGLPVQIFRLPAIYGPGRSPFASLRAGQSRLIHKPGQVFSRVHVDDVVGCLLHCLALPSGRRPTVLNVTDDCPCPSSETLGYAAHLLGHKLPLVEHYAAIEASMGAMARSFWSENRRTSNQLLRTTLGYVLRYPSYREGYRACLAEELAGGQSLRSAGSAT comes from the coding sequence ATGAACAAGCCGCTTGTCAAGCCTGCGCGCCAGCTGCTGGTCATCGGCGCTGGCTACACCGGCCTGCGCCTGGCCCGCGCTGCCCACCAGCGGGGCCTGGCGGTGCGGCTCACCAGCCGCCGGCCCAGGCAGGGGGAGTGTGCAGACCAAGACCTGGGCTGGTTTCAGTTCGACAGCGCCAGCGAACCTGCCCTGGTGCCCGCCGCCGAAGCCCTTGCCGGCATCACGGACGTGCTGGTTACCGTGCCTCCCGGCCAGGGCAGGGCCGAGCCGAGCCTGGAGCTGCTGGGCCCACTCCTACGGCAGCTCCCCCTGCAGTGGCTGGGCTACCTCTCCACCACCGGCGTCTATGGCGACACCGGTGGGACCTGGGTGGATGAAACTGCCCCCCCCGCCCCCCGGGCCGGCCGCAGCCAGGCCCGCCTGGCTGCCGAACAGGCCTGGCTGGCCAGCGGCTTACCCGTACAGATCTTCCGCTTGCCGGCGATCTACGGGCCAGGCCGCTCCCCCTTTGCGTCCCTGCGGGCCGGCCAGAGCCGCTTGATCCACAAGCCCGGCCAGGTGTTCTCCCGGGTGCATGTAGACGACGTCGTTGGCTGCCTGCTGCACTGCCTGGCCCTGCCCAGCGGGCGGCGTCCAACCGTGCTCAACGTGACCGATGACTGCCCCTGCCCATCGAGTGAAACCCTTGGCTACGCAGCCCACCTGCTGGGGCACAAACTGCCATTGGTGGAGCACTACGCCGCCATTGAGGCCAGCATGGGTGCCATGGCCCGCAGCTTCTGGTCTGAAAACCGACGGACCAGCAACCAGCTGCTGCGCACCACCCTTGGCTATGTCCTGCGGTACCCCAGCTATCGGGAGGGCTACCGGGCCTGCCTGGCAGAGGAGCTGGCCGGTGGACAGTCCTTGAGATCGGCCGGATCGGCCACGTAG
- a CDS encoding HNH endonuclease, with protein MQARDGVFLEDLCPKLRVRRWRQSLHLVTDRRCVYCGEPSESIDHVHPQSRGGLSVTENCVPACLSCNGHKGDANAFEWYRRQTFYDPRRAMAIRAWCDGDLRLALRLLQWVHPGGTLEQAEAHQTRQASTPLWRWQMAS; from the coding sequence ATGCAGGCCAGGGATGGGGTTTTCTTAGAAGATCTATGTCCCAAGTTGCGCGTCAGACGCTGGCGCCAATCCCTTCACCTCGTCACCGATCGACGTTGCGTCTACTGCGGCGAACCCTCTGAATCGATTGACCACGTCCATCCCCAGAGCCGGGGGGGCCTGAGCGTCACCGAAAACTGCGTACCTGCCTGCCTGTCCTGCAACGGCCACAAGGGGGACGCCAACGCCTTTGAGTGGTATCGGCGCCAAACCTTCTACGACCCTCGGCGGGCGATGGCGATCCGGGCCTGGTGCGATGGCGATCTGCGCCTGGCCTTGCGCTTGCTGCAGTGGGTCCATCCCGGCGGAACCCTGGAGCAAGCGGAAGCTCACCAGACCCGGCAGGCCTCCACGCCGTTGTGGCGCTGGCAGATGGCCTCCTGA
- a CDS encoding DEAD/DEAH box helicase gives MRCLLRLGATGQIEVVSPYDAVTQAQLRAIRPRGSWSGRRRCWCFPLEAGAALRQALAGRFPLEPELARWLAWMEQPLPPLPPHRQLVVEAQLGEPLLDGRCLFAHQRTAVRWLLARRGAVLADAMGLGKTLTALVAARALVRLADCRILVIAPVGLHGHWQSEAAALGLQLELHSWARLPPALPPAGTVLIADEAHFAQNGQTRRSQGLLRLARHPRLRAIWLLTGTPMKNGRPAQLFPLLAAIGHPLARDQRAFEENFCQGHWREQAGRRLWQASGASHLEELQRLVRPLVLHRRKQDCLDLPPKRRQLWPVELAGPQARGFQHRLQSKVEDYRRRAARGEVRRDGEVLAVLTALRQIGSDYKLPATRELVAGLLSQGEAVVVFTAFVATAQFLHRSFAASCLLTGALPPAQRQGQVDAFQRGEQPLLIATYGTGGLGFTLHRARHVVLVERPWTPGDVEQAEDRCHRIGMGACLTCHWLQLGVADQLVDGLIASKAERIALLLERRNLPAMVRDLLARW, from the coding sequence ATGCGTTGCCTGTTGCGCCTGGGAGCGACGGGTCAGATCGAGGTGGTCAGCCCCTACGACGCGGTGACCCAGGCCCAGTTGCGGGCGATTCGGCCCCGGGGTTCCTGGTCGGGGCGGCGGCGCTGCTGGTGTTTTCCCCTGGAGGCTGGAGCGGCGCTGCGGCAGGCCCTGGCGGGTCGTTTCCCGCTGGAGCCTGAGCTGGCCCGTTGGCTGGCCTGGATGGAGCAACCCCTGCCGCCCCTGCCACCCCACCGACAGCTGGTGGTGGAGGCCCAGCTGGGTGAGCCCTTGCTGGATGGGCGCTGTCTGTTTGCCCACCAGCGGACCGCGGTGCGCTGGCTGCTGGCGCGGCGCGGCGCGGTGCTGGCCGACGCCATGGGGCTGGGCAAGACCCTTACCGCCCTGGTTGCCGCCAGGGCCCTGGTGCGGCTGGCCGATTGCCGCATCCTGGTGATTGCCCCTGTCGGCCTGCATGGCCACTGGCAGAGCGAAGCGGCTGCCCTGGGCCTGCAGCTCGAGCTGCACAGCTGGGCTCGGCTGCCGCCGGCCCTGCCGCCGGCCGGCACCGTGTTGATCGCCGATGAGGCCCATTTCGCCCAGAACGGCCAGACCCGGCGCAGCCAGGGCCTGTTGCGGCTGGCCCGCCATCCCCGGCTCAGGGCCATCTGGCTGCTCACGGGCACGCCGATGAAAAATGGTCGCCCGGCCCAGTTGTTCCCGCTCCTGGCCGCCATCGGCCACCCCCTGGCCCGGGACCAACGGGCCTTTGAGGAGAACTTCTGCCAGGGCCACTGGCGTGAGCAGGCGGGGCGGCGGCTTTGGCAGGCCAGTGGGGCTAGCCATTTGGAGGAGCTGCAGCGGCTGGTGCGGCCCCTGGTGCTGCATCGCCGCAAGCAGGATTGTCTCGACCTGCCCCCCAAGCGGCGGCAGTTGTGGCCCGTGGAGCTCGCTGGCCCCCAGGCCCGCGGTTTCCAGCACCGCCTCCAGAGCAAGGTTGAAGATTACCGCCGCCGGGCGGCCCGCGGCGAGGTGCGCCGGGATGGGGAGGTGTTGGCGGTGCTGACGGCCCTGCGGCAGATCGGCTCCGACTACAAGTTGCCCGCCACCAGGGAGCTGGTGGCGGGGCTGCTCAGCCAGGGCGAGGCGGTGGTGGTGTTCACCGCCTTTGTGGCCACTGCCCAGTTCTTGCATCGCAGTTTTGCCGCCAGTTGCCTGCTCACCGGGGCCCTGCCTCCGGCGCAGCGCCAGGGGCAGGTGGATGCTTTCCAGCGGGGCGAGCAACCCCTGCTGATTGCCACCTATGGCACCGGTGGGCTGGGGTTCACCCTGCATCGGGCCCGTCATGTGGTGCTGGTGGAGCGGCCCTGGACCCCGGGCGATGTGGAACAGGCGGAAGACCGCTGCCACCGCATCGGCATGGGCGCCTGTCTCACCTGCCACTGGCTGCAGCTGGGGGTAGCTGATCAGTTGGTCGATGGGCTGATCGCCAGTAAGGCCGAGAGAATCGCCCTGCTTTTGGAGCGCCGCAACCTGCCGGCCATGGTGCGGGATCTGCTGGCTCGCTGGTGA
- a CDS encoding DUF6554 family protein, which produces MAPSLPLPPSPRLRQGMLRIVLFVTACLPLASLPSQAQTPESTPSAGGKGAQIYCFMRNNGNSHQVSWDAAYAVIKRQSDKLFKTSPEHAAVMITEAVVQNPSVYPDCGRYLGDLFSKPEAKPEAGSSSAPNKKVSP; this is translated from the coding sequence ATGGCCCCGAGCCTCCCTTTGCCGCCATCGCCGCGACTGCGCCAGGGCATGCTGCGGATCGTCCTGTTTGTGACGGCATGCCTGCCACTGGCGAGCCTGCCCAGCCAGGCCCAAACGCCAGAGAGCACTCCCAGCGCGGGCGGGAAGGGGGCACAGATCTATTGCTTCATGCGCAACAACGGCAACAGCCACCAGGTGAGCTGGGATGCGGCCTATGCCGTGATCAAGCGCCAGAGCGACAAGCTGTTTAAAACCTCTCCGGAACACGCTGCAGTGATGATCACTGAAGCCGTCGTCCAGAACCCCAGTGTCTATCCAGACTGCGGCCGCTATCTCGGTGACCTGTTCTCAAAACCTGAAGCCAAGCCAGAGGCGGGCAGCAGCAGTGCCCCCAATAAGAAAGTCAGTCCATAG